The DNA segment GCCGATGCCGCTGCCGCCGCCGATCACCAGGGCGTGCCGGCCGTCCAGCCGGAAGAGATCGACATAGTCCACTGTGGACACTCCCCTCTACGACGGCCGGATGACCGCCATGCGAGTGACGGTCAGCTCCTCGATGGCAAACCGGGGCCCCTCGCGGCCGACGCCGGAGTCCTTGACGCCGCCGTAGGGCATGGTGTCGGACCGAAAACCTGGCACCTCGTTGACGATCACGCCACCGACCTCGAGCGTTTCGATGGCCTCGAAAGCGGTGGCCAGCGACCGCGTGAAAACCGAGGCGTGCAAGCCATAACGCGACGCGTTCACGGTCTTCCATGCCTCGGCGAGCGACGAAAACCTCCGCACCGACACGACTGGTCCGAAGATCTCCTCGTCCCAGGCGGCCACCCCGTCGGCGGTGCCGACGAGTACGGTCGGCTCGATCGACCGGCCGGCACGGCCGCCGCCGGCGACGACCTGAGCGCCAGCGGCCGAAGCCTCGCCGATCCACGACAACACACGGTCGGTCGAGGCCGGGTCGATCAGCGCCGACACGCGCGTACGCTCGTCGCGCGGGTCGCCGACCACGACTTCCGTCAGCCGCGCTGCCAAAAGCTCGACGAACCGATCAACGATCGACTCGTCGGCGAGGATCCGCTGCACCGAAATGCAGGCCTGCCCGGAGGCGTAATAGCCACCGCGCAGCACGGCGTCGACTGCCGCGTCGAGATCGGCGTCGGCCGCGACGACCAGAGCGGCGTTGGATCCGAGCTCCAGCAACACTTTCCGCGGAGCCGCGTCCTTCGCGATCCGATGACCGACCGCGGCCGAGCCGGTGAACGACACGGCACCGATCCGCGGATCGGTCACCAGCGCCGATCCGACGGCCGCGTCGCCGGTCACCAGCTGCACGGCCGCCGGCACGGATTCCAGTGCCTGCCGGAAAAGCTGCACGAGCCACAGCGTCGCGAGCGGTGTCTGCGGCGCCGGCTTCACCACGATCGGACAGCCGGCGGCCAGCGCCGGCGCGATTTTGTGCGCTGCCAGCAAAAGCGGGTAGTTGAAGCCGGCGATCCCCACCACCACACCGATCGGCCGCCGTGTCCAGAAGCCGATCAGGCCGTCGCCGGACGGCAGCAGGTCGAGCGGCACTGTCTCGCCGTGCAGCCGCGCCACCTCCTCGGCGGCCGCCTCCAGCGTCACGAGCGTACGCGCGACCTCCACCCGGCAGTCGACCAGCGGCTTGCCGGTTTCCAGCACCAGCAACGATTCGAAGTCACCGCGACGCGCGGCCAGCTCGTCGCGTACGGCCAGCAACGCCTGCCGGCGTACCCGCGACGGCAGCGCGGCAACCTCCGGCCGCACGGCCACCGCGGCATCGATCGCCGCGTGCGCCAGCTCGACCGTGGCAACCGGCGCGGTGCCGATTTCACTGCCGTCGTACGGAAAACGCACCGACGCCGAGTCGGTCTCGACCCAGCCGGCACCGATCGGCAGTCCGCTCGGGAAACTCATGAGCTCAGGAACTCTCGCGCTGCGACCGCGTAAACCCGCGCGGCCGAGACGATGTCGGCGAGCTCCACGAACTCGTCGGCCTGGTGCGGGATCCACTTGCCGCCGGGACCATAGACGACCGTCGGAATCCCGGCGCGTACGGTCAAAATCGTGCCGTCGGTGGTCCCCGGCACACCACCGAAAACCGGCTCCGTGCCGGTCACCGCGGCATGCGCGCGAGCCAAGGACGCGACCACCAGAGCGTCCACCGGTGTGTCGACCGGCGGCCGGTTGACCGGCACCGTCACCGACGCGCGCAGCTGGCGCTCGCTGGCGATCCGCTCGGCGTGATCGGTCAGTCGTACGACCAACTCTTCGTGGTCGACGCCGGGAATCGTGCGGATGTCCGCGGCGACCGTGGCGGAGGCCGGGATGACGTTGATCTGGTCCAGATCACCGGCGTTCAACACGGTCGGCGTCACGTACGTCGGACCCAGATGCGGATGCGATCCGTGCCGTGCGGTGAAATCGGCCTGCAAATGATCGAGTACGCGCAGGAAATCCGCGGCCGCCGGGATCGGGTTGCGCGCGTGCTGCGGCATCGCGCCGTGCGCCATCGTGCCGGTGAAGGTGACCCGGAACCGCATGGCGCCTTTGGACACCGGACAGATCTCGCCGCCCTCCGGCTCGCAGACGATCGCACCGTCCACATCTGACACCACGCCGCTGTCGACCAGGTGGTGGACGCCGATCATCATGCCTTCCTCGTCGGCGAGCGCACACACCTTGACAGTGCCGGAAAATCCGCCGGCCAGCTGCAACGCGCGTACGCCGTAAAGCATCGCCGCCACACCGGATTTCATGTCCGCGGCACCACGACCGTAGAGCCGGCCGTCGCGGATCTCGCCGCCGTACGGATCGACCGTCCAGCCGTCCAGCGAGCCTTCCGTGACGACATCGGTGTGGCCTTCGAACAGCAGCGTCCGGCCGGGTCCGTCGCCGGTGATGGTGGCGACCACGTTCGGCCGGCCGGGCGCCGGCTCGGTGACGACCGGATCCCAGCCAAACTCGCGCATCTTCGCGGCGACCAGCCCGGCGGCCGGCGCCTCGCCGAAACCGGGCTCGTTGACCGTACGCAGCCGGACGAGGTCACGCGTGAAGGCGACGACGCCGTCGGCGTCGACCGGGATCTGCACATCGAGCCGTTGAGTCGAGGGTGGCGTCATCGGCGCTCCTTCGGTTCACTGGTCCGACCAGTACACTAACGTGATGGCCGCCACGAACAAAGTGCGATTCCAGGCAGTCGAGCCGGTACGCGCCTACCAGCGGGTCGTGGAGCAGGTCGAACAGGCGATGTTGACCGGCGCGCTGAAGCCCGGCGAGCGGCTGCCGAGCGAGCGGGAGCTGATGGCGCAGTTCGGCGTCAGCCGATCGACTGTCCGCGAGGCGCTGCGGGTGCTGGAGAGCGGCGGGCTCGTACGCTCACGGCCCGGCGACCCGCACGGACCGCTGGTGTTGCCGTACTCCCCCGCCGGCCTGCGAAAGTCGATGAGCCGACTGGCCCAGCTCGACCAGCTCAGCCTCGCCGAGCTGCTGCAGTTCCGGATCATGCTGGAGGGCCCGGCCTACCTGCTGGCCGCGCGGATGCGTACGGACGAACAGCTGGCCGAGATGGACGCGGCGCTGGCCGCGATGGAGCAGGCGAGCGAACTGGCCGCCTTCAGCGAGGCCGATCTGGCCTTCCACGACACGATCGCACGCGCGAGCGGCAACATGCTGATCGTCGTCTGCAGCCAGGTCGTACACGGTGTCGTGCTGGACATGATCGCCGGAAAGCTGGCGCAGTCGCCGCAACCGGAGTCGGTGATGGCGGAGACGCTCGACCATCATCGGCAGGCGCTGGCCGCCGTACGAGCCGGCGATGGCGCGCTGGCCGCACGGCTGGCGCGGGAGAAGCTTTACGAGTACTACGCCGACCACCTGTCGGCCGATGAGCAGACGGCGCTGAAGTGGCTGGTCAGCGAGGCGTGAGCCACGGCCGCAGGGCCAGGTCGGTGGCCGCGTAGAGCCGCCGGTTGACCTCGTCCGGATCGCCCGGAGGACTGGCGAGGAGCACCTGGAGCGCGCCGCTCACGGCACCGACGAAGGCGCCAACCAGCGCGGCGGCTGACACCTCGTCGAGGTCGTCAGGAAACGCCGGCTGCAGGGCCTGCGCGATCTTCTGCTGCGCCTCCAGCTGGATCTGCAGACCGCGACCGCGTACGGCCGGGACCGTACGCACCAGCCGGAGCCGCAGCGCGGTGACCCGGCCGACCATGTCGTCAGGACCGTTCAGGCTGCGCAGCGCGCGGAGCAGCACGTCGGCCGGCCGCTCGTCCGGCGCGTGGTCGGCGATCGCCGCGAGCGCGGCCTCGACCCGGCCGTCGGCATCCGGGAACAACACCTCTTCCTTGCTGGCGAAATAGCTGAAAAACGTCCGCGTGCCGATGTCCGCGGCCGCGGCGATGTCGGCGATCGTCGTGCCGTCATAGCCATCGCGCTCGAACAGCTCGACCGCGGCGTCGACGATCGCCTGGCGAGTGCGTCGCCGCTTGCGTTCACGCAGGGTGGCCATGCGCGCAGCCTATCGCAACCAGTGCCGATCTGCATTCATTGCAAATCTGCACTGAGTGCGGATACGCTGTCGACATGCGTACGGTGCTGATCAGCGGAGCCGGCATCGCCGGTTCGACGCTGGCTTACTGGCTGGCGCGCCACGGCTTCCGGCCGACCGTGGTGGAGCGCGCGGCGGGGCTGCGCTCCAGCGGCAACCCGGTGGACGTGCACGGCCCGGCCACCGAGATCGCGCGGCGGATGGGGATCCTGCCGCGGCTGCGCGAGGCCGCGACGCGGGCACCCGAGCTGGCGTTCGTCACCGCGTCGGGACGCCGGATCGGACCGCTGCGGCTCGGCCGGCCGAGCGGTGACGACGTGGAGGTGCCACGAGCCGACCTCGCGACGATCCTGACCGAGGCAGCCCGCGACGACACCGAGCTGATCTTCGGCGACCGGATCACCACCCTGCGGCAGGACGACCACGGTGTCGACGTGACCTTCGAGCGAGCCGCGCCGCGCCGGTTTGACCTGGTCGTCGGGGCGGACGGCCTGCACTCGGCCGTACGAGCGCTGGCCTTCGGGCCGGAGGAGCGGTTTGTCCGCCACCTCGGCCTCTACATCGCCACGCTGTCCTTCGGCCGGCCGGCGGCCGACCCGTCGGCCGTGGTGATGTACAACCGGCCGGGCCGGTCGCTGGCGGTCCACCCCGTACGCGGCAACGCCGGTGCCGGTTTCATCTTCCGCGGTCCGGCCGTCGACGGCCGCGACCCGCGGCAGGTCGTGGTCGACGCGTACGCGACCGAGGACTGGCGGGTGCCCGAGCTGCCGGACCTGACCGCGCAGGTGCGCGCCGCCGACGACCTCTACTTCGACTCGGTCAGTCAGGTGCGGCTGCCGGCCTGGTCGCGCGGCCGCGTGACGCTGATCGGCGACGCGGCGTCGTGCGTGTCGTTGTTCGGCGACGGCTCCAGCCTGGCGATGGTCGGTGCGACCACCCTCGCCGAGGCGTTGGCCAGCAACGAGGTCGGCACGGCTCTGCGCGCGTACGAGGCGAAACACCGCCGGCTGGCCAGCTCCCGTCAGCGCGGCTTCCGGATCGCCGCTGGCCTGCTCGTCCCGAAGACCTCCGGTGGCCTGGCGTTTCGCAATCTGGTCACCAGCGCGCTGCGGTCGCGTTCCTAACCGTCGTTCAGGCCCAGCGGGTCAGCCAGAATCGGCCGCGGCTTTTTGTAGAAACACGCAACTGCGCCGACATTGGCCGCTGGCTAGCGTCGAACCTAAGATGAGCGACAACGTCCAGATGGTGAGCGCAGCACCCCATGGCCACAAGCCGGCGGGGTGTCGTCCACCCCGGAACGCGGCCAGCACCCCGGTCGCGGGAGGAGCAGCCGTGTCCATCTCTTTCGACGTTCCCGTGTCAGCGACGCATCCGATCGACTCGCTGAACGAATGGATCACCCTCGGTCACGCCGCCGACGCACCGGCGATGGTGGCCGCGGATGGCACGCTCACCGGAGCTGCCGCTCATCTGCTCACTCCCGACCCGGCGCTCGCGCGTACGGTCTATCGCGACATGGTGCTGGCCCGCCGGCTCGACCACGAGGCGACCGCGCTGCAGCGGCAGGGCGAGCTGTGCATGTGGATCCCCAGCCTCGGCCAGGAAGGCGCGCAGGCCGGCGCGATCCGGGCCGTACGCGACACCGACATGGTCTTCCCGACCTACCGCGAGCACACCGCGGCGATCGCCCGGTCCGTGCCGGTGTCGGAGTTTCTGCACATGTTCCGCGGCGTCGGGCACGCCGGCTGGGACTCGCACAAGCACCGCTTCCAGATCTACACGGTGGTGCTGTCGGCGCAGCTGCTGCACGCGGTCGGCTATGGCATGGGCATCCAGCGCGACGGCGCCGACGAGGTGGTGCTGGCCTGCATCGGCGATGGCGCGACCAGCCAGGGCGACGCCAACGAGGCTTTCGTGTGGGCCGCCGCGCAGTCCGCGCCGGTAGTGTTTTTCGTGCAGAACAACCAATACGCGATCTCCGTGCCGGTGCGTTCGCAGTCCACGCAACCACTCGCGCGGCGCGCCGACGGCTTCGGCTTCCCCGGCCTCCGCGTCGACGGCAACGACCCACTGGCCGTACACTCCGCCGTCAGCGCCGCCGTCGAGTGCGCGCGTACGGGCGCCGGACCGGTGCTGGTCGAGGCCGTCACGTATCGCCTCGGCCCGCACACCACCGCCGACGACCCCCGCCGCTATCGCGACTCCTCCGAGGAATCGGTGTGGGCCGGGCGCGACCCGTTGGCGCGTACGCGCACGTTCCTGCTCAACCAGGGCTGGGCCGACGAGGCATGGTTGTCCACTGTGGACACTGACGCGGACGACTTTTCTGCCGAGATCCGATCCGCCTGCCTCGGCCTGCCAGATCCGTCCGCCGACAACATCTTCTCGCACGTGTTCGTCGAGGAAACGCCGGACCTGATTCGTCAGCGCAAGGACTTCGCCGCATACCAGGCAGGTTTCGCGGACTGAGCCGCTGCGGTGCCCCGGTGTCCGCTAGGTAGCGAGATGGTCCACCATGTGAGATCCATGAACATGGGTAGCGCTAAATGTCCCCCTTGTGAAGTTCGCAGATGGTGTGCATCTCGAGTTACTAGCGCTGGACGCAAGAAACAAGGCTTTCACGCGTCCGCGATCGCCTGAGGCTGTGACGGGTGTGGCTACTGAGGCTGATAATGCTGTTGTGACTGCGCCTTTGCAATAAATGTCCGGTTTGATGTCTTGTTAAGTCACCCGCCACAGCACGATCGTTTGGCGCCCACGCCGACGGGTTGCTTCCCACACGTGACCTGGCGTGCCCGGAAAACCCAGCCCCGCCCACAACCGCCGCCCGCACCGCTCATGCACACCGATTGGCGTTCCCGCGCCCCTCCCTTGAGGTCGCCCTCCGCGCAGGAGCGCCCGCCGCGCAGGCGAAAACCCAACCACCCACCCACGGAACAACCAAGAGACCCGGCCACTTTCCCAACGCAACAAAGGGAAGACGCAACCACCTCCTCGACGCAACAAGGGACGACGCACCACTTCGCCACTCAGCACACAGAAACCCACCCACCAAGACAGGCATTACCATTACACGGTTTCAGCGAACACTGCGACCGGTCGCGCCTTGCCACCCTTATCCTGCACCAGGGCCAAAAACCGCCCGTCCGGCCCGAACACGGCGACCGGCTCGGCCCCACCGGACGCGGTCAGGAAGCGACCATGCAGCACGTGCTCAGCGTCCTCCGCGTCCAGATCACGTCGTACGAACGTCTGCGCGGCCGCGTCGGCGAGCGGCACGGACACCGGATTTTCGCCTGCCTCAAGAAGATCGTCCAACGGCACGGCCTGTTTCAGGGTGAAAGCACCCACGGCCGTACGTCGCAATGCCGTCAAATGGCCGCCGACTCCCAGCGCGGCTCCGAGATCGCGCGCCAGCGCACGGATGTACGTGCCCGACGAGCAGCGAACGCTGACGTCCAGGTCAAAACACGATCCGACCACACGCGATGCCAGCAGCTCGAACGAAAACACCGTCACGGGCCGAGCCGGCAGTGACACGTCCTCACCGGAGCGGACGCGCGCGTACGACCGCTGGCCGTCGATCTTGATGGCGCTCACCGCCGACGGCACCTGCATGATGTCACCGGTCAGCACCGACATCTGGGCTCGTACGGCGTCCAACGAGGCACCGGAGGCGTCGGCCGAGGTGACGACCTCACCCTCGGCGTCGTCGGTGATCGTCGACTCGCCGAGCCGGATGGTCGCGTCGTACGCCTTCTCCGTCAGGGTCAGATGGCCGAGCAGCCGGGTCGCCTTCTCCACGCCGAGCACGAGTACGCCGGTCGCCATCGGGTCGAGCGTGCCGGCGTGACCGACGCGGCGCGTGTGCGCCAGCCGGCGGATCCGGCTCACCACGTCGTGCGAGGTCATCCCGCCAGGCTTGTCGACGATGACGAGCCCGCCCGGGCCCGCTGGTTGTTTGGCCACAGCACCGCAGTCAACCACACCGCGGTCAGCCGGTGCCGGTCTCGTCCGGGAGGTCGGTCTCCAGGTGGGTGAGCCGGCGCGAAGAGACGCCCCAGATCGCGACGGCGACGCAGGCCAGCCCGAAGACGACGAACTCCAGGCCGATCCCCCGACCATGTCCGGCGCCCAGAATCTGGCCGACGGTGCCGGCCAGCGGCCCGCCGGTGCGCATCAGCGGTTCGAACACATAGTCGGCCAGCGGACCCGAGGCGAGAAATCCGACCGGCGCGGTAGCCGTCGCGACGGTACGCCGTAACGCGAAAATCCGGCCCTGCACCTGCGGTGCCACCTTCAGCTGCCAGATCGCCTGGCTGCAGCCGTTGAGAACCGGTACGGCAAAGGAAAAACAGAAGAGTGCGACGGCGACCAACACGGGCGCGGGCCGCAGACCCGCGACGAGCGACGAAAGACCGAGGACAGCGCCGGCGCCGATCACACCGTAGACCTTCGTTTTGGGCCCACCCCACACACTCATCACCACACCGCCGGCGATCAGCCCGGCGGCGCTGGCCGACATGATGGCCGCCAGCACGCCACCGGTCGCGAACGATGCCACCAACGGCACCGCGAGCACCAGCGGAAATACCACGAAAAGGTTGTTCACCAGGAAAAACAGCAGGAGCCGGACGAGCCCCGGCCGGTCGGTCAGATATGTCCAGCCCTCCCGGATGTCGGCGCGGATCGACGACTTCTTCGGGTTTTTGCGTTCCGGCGTCACGATCCGTACGACCAGCAGCGCGGCGATCGCGATGAGGAACGAGGTCATGTCACTGAGCAGCACGCCGGCAAGCGCGAACAGTCCGACCAGCAGCGTCGCCAGCGACGGTGCGATCGTTTTGGCCACCGCGCTGGAAAGTTCGACCATGCCGGCCGCGCGGGCCATGTGCTTTTTCGGCACGGTCAGCGGCGGCAGTGTGGCGAAGGCCGGCCAGTGCAGCGCGTTGGCGACCGCGACCAGGCCGATCGTTGGATAGATGAACCACAGTTGGAAATGGCCGGTCAACACCAGCAACGCGAGCGTACCGACCGCCGCGGCGGCGAGCGCGTTCGCGCCGATGAGCGTCCGCCGGCGGTCCCACCTGTCCACGTACGCACCCATGATCGGTGCCAGCAGCACGATCGGAAGCTGCGCGAACACCATGATCAGGGTGAACGCGGTCGCCGAGCCGGTCCGCTGATAGGCCCACACACCGAGCGCGTACGCGGTCAGCTCCGACCCGATCAGCGACACGAACTGACCGGCCCAGATCGTCAGGAAAACCGGGAACCTCTTGGTGTCGACCTGCGCCGGAGCGGCCGCGGTGTCAGCCGTCATGGTGTGTCATCCGATCGGTTCGGCGGCGGCAGCCAGCCGCGGCGGGTGAAATAGTCCAGGACAGTACGGAAATAGCGGTCGTCCAGCACCGGCCTCGGCAGCTCGCCGGCCAGCGCCGCGTCGACGTTCTCGGTGCCGAAACGCGGCATCCGCCGGTCGCCGGTCGCCGCGGACAGGTTGCCGGCCAGTGGCTCCAGCGCGTTGTCGTCGCCGGCTTCCAGCCGCTGCGCCAACATCTGCCGCCACTCGTCGAACGGCACACTGCGCACCGGATAGCCGGCGGCACGCACGTGGTCGAAAAGCTCGTTCCACGGCAACGGTCGCGGATCCAGTGGATGGAAGGTGGCGCCGTTTGCTGGCGTACGCAGCGAAATCGCGACGATGACCCTGGCAACGTCATCGACGGAGGCCACCGACTGGGGATAGTGGCGCAGCGGCGCGAGGCCCAGCCGGACGCATCCGGTCACCATCGCGGTCATGTAGTCGTCCACATTGGACACTCCGGTGCGGCTGTCCCCCAGCACGACGCCGGGACGATAGACCGATGCCGGCACACCGCGCTCGGCCGCGATGCGCACCAGTTTTTCGGCGACCCACTTGCTTTCGCTGTACGCCGTGTCGTGCCCGACCGGCGGCGGCAGCGGCCCGTCCTCGGACAGTTCATCGGCGCCACCGACGACTCCGCCCGCGAGCACCGCGAGTGTCGACACGTGATGCACCGGGGTGCCGTGTTTGGCCGCCATCCGCAGGATTTCCTGCGTGCCGAGCACGTTGGCGGCCTTCAACGCACGATACGGTCGTACGAAGTTCACCCAGGCACCGCAGTGATAGATCGCGTCGACACGCCTGCCCAACGCGTCATAAGCCTCAGTCGGCAATCCAAACGCCGGCACAGCCAGATCACCGGGGACCGCCACGATCCGGTCGGCATCGGGCACCGGGAGCCCGGAGTCGGCCAACCGCGCCAAAATCCGCTCGTGGCCGGCGGCCGCGTCCGGTGCGCGTACGAGGCAGTGCACGACAGCGTCGGTCTGTGCCAGCAACTCGGCGCAGAGAAAAGTGCCGAGAAATCCGGTCGCGCCGGTCAGCAAAACCGCACCGGGTGGTCCGCTACGCACCGGCGCGGCCGGCACTATCGACGGATCGAGGACGGCCTCGGCGACGAGATCGACGGCCGGGCGCGGCTCGGCCTCGCCAGCCGATCGCCGGGCCAGCAGACCGCCGAGTTCGGCGACCGTGGGATGCGCGAACACGTCGCGTACAGTCAACGACCAGCCCTCGTCCGCACGCAGTCGCTTGACAAACTGCGCCGCCAGCAGGGAATGTCCACCCAACGCGGCGAAATCGTCATAGCGGTCGAGTTTTTCCTGTCCCAGCAGCTCCTGCCACAGCCGAGCGACGGCAGTCTCGTGGCGACCGACGGGTGGCTCGTACTCGTCACCAGCCTCGGCGGGCTCGTCCACGACCTCGTCGTCAGCAGGTGCGGAAGCGACCAGCCGGCCGGGTGGGATCCAGTGCCGGCGGCGTTGAAACGCGTAGGTCGGCAGCGGTACGCGGCGCGGCAGCGGATCACCGTGCACAGCCTCCCAGTCCGGTTCGACGCCGGCCTGCCAGAGCCGGCCGAGCGATCCGAGCAGGAATTTCAACGCCGGCTGGGGATCGGTGGCGCGCGGCAGGGACGCGACCGCCACCGGCGGCGGCGCCAACCGCTGCGCACCGATCAGCGAGGTCAGCGTCTGTCCCGGTCCGACCTCGAGCATCACCGCACCCGGTGTCCGCGTCGCTTCCCTGACACAGTCGGCAAAACGTACGGGCTGCCGCAGATGCCCGGCCCAGTACGCCGGAGAGGTCGCTTCCTCGGCCGTCAGCCAGCGGCCGGTAACACCGGACAGCACCGGAACGGCCGGCGCTGCCAGCGCGTACTTTCCCACTGCCGCCTCGAAATCGGCGAGATAGGGCTCGACCATCCACGAGTGGCTGGCCACGTCGATGTGCACGAGCCGGCTGTCGACGCCGTCGGCTGCCAGCTTGCCGGCGAGTCGCTCGATGTCCAGCCGCGGGCCGGAAACCAGCGTCAGCTCCGGGGCGTTCACCGCCGCGACCGACAACCGGTCGTCCAGCCGGGATCGCAGCTGCGCCTCGGAAAGCGCAACGGACAGCATGCGGCCGGCCGGCATCGCGGCGAACAGTTCGCCGCGCCGCACGGTCAGGTCCAATGCGTCCGGCAGCCGGAAAACACCGGCCAGGCAGGCCGCCGCGTACTCGCCGAGGCTGTGACCGAGCAGCGCGGCCGGCTCGATCCCCCACGACATCCACAGCTTCGCGAGGGCGTACTCGACGGCGAAGATCCCGGCGAGGACGACCGGCGGGTCGTCCCGCAGCACGGCCGAGAACGCCGATGGGAAAAGGAATCCGCGGATGTCGGCGCCGAGCATCGGCCGCAACAACTCGGCGCATCGGTCCACCTCGGACGCGAAAACCGGTTGATGCCGATAGATCTCCCACGCCATGTCCGGATGTTGGCTGCCACCACCGGGGAAACAGAAAACGACCCGACTGCGGTCGGACGGCACGACCCGCGGTCTTCCCAGTGACCGCAACAGATCCGCGGCCTCGACTGCGTCGCCGGCCACGACGTAGGCACGCCGGTCGAACCCACGCCGGCCGACCTGCAGTGTGTACGCGGTGTCCCGCAGGTCCGCCACGGCGTCGGCCAGCCGGCTCGCCGACGCGGTGACGGATGCGTTGGTGCGCGCGGAAATCGGCAGCAGCTGCCACGGCTGCTCGGCTGGCCGCCTGACCTGGGCCGGCGGCGCCTCCTCAAGGACGACGTGGGCGTTCGTGCCACCGACGCCGAAAGAACTGACGCCGGCGCGGCGGGCCGCGTCACCGGCGGGCCAGGCGAGCGCCGAGGTCGGCACGTAGAACGGCGACTCGTCCAGGTTGAGCTGCGGATTGGGCGATCGGAAGTTGACCACCGGTGGCAGTGTCTTGTTGCGCAGAGCCAAAACCGCTCGCAACAGGCCGGCCACCCCGGCGGCGGCGTCAAGGTGTCCGATGTTCGCCTTGACCGAGCCGAGCGCACAGAAACCGCGCCGGTCGGTAGAAACCCGGAACGCGTCGGTGAGCGCGGCCACCTCGATCGGGTCTCCCATCGGCGTGGCCGTGCCGTGCGCCTCCAGGTATCCGATGCTGTCGGCCGAGACTCCGGCGACCGCCTGCGCGGTCGCGATGACCTCGGCCTGCGCGCGGACGTTCGGCGCGGTGAAGCTGACCTTTGCGGCTCCGTCGTTGTTGATCGCCGTGCCGCGGATGACCGCGCGGATGTCGTCGCGATCGGCGATCGCGTCCGACAGCCGCCGTAACATCACCACCGCACAACCAAAGCCCGGCACGGTGCCACCGGCATGCGCGTCGAACGGCCGGCAATGGCCGTCCGGCGCCAACAAACCACCATCCACCTTCGGATATCCGCTTTTCAGCGGCACATTGACGGCCACCCCACCGACCAGGGCGGCATCGCATTCGTAGTTCAGCAGGGCCTGGCAGGCAAGGTGGGTCGCCACCAGCGACGTCGAGCACGCGGTCTGCACGGTCACCGCCGGTCCGCGCAGGTCGAACAGATATGCCACCCGGCCGGCCAGGAAGTCCTTGTCGTTGTAGTTGCG comes from the Fodinicola acaciae genome and includes:
- a CDS encoding MFS transporter, with protein sequence MTADTAAAPAQVDTKRFPVFLTIWAGQFVSLIGSELTAYALGVWAYQRTGSATAFTLIMVFAQLPIVLLAPIMGAYVDRWDRRRTLIGANALAAAAVGTLALLVLTGHFQLWFIYPTIGLVAVANALHWPAFATLPPLTVPKKHMARAAGMVELSSAVAKTIAPSLATLLVGLFALAGVLLSDMTSFLIAIAALLVVRIVTPERKNPKKSSIRADIREGWTYLTDRPGLVRLLLFFLVNNLFVVFPLVLAVPLVASFATGGVLAAIMSASAAGLIAGGVVMSVWGGPKTKVYGVIGAGAVLGLSSLVAGLRPAPVLVAVALFCFSFAVPVLNGCSQAIWQLKVAPQVQGRIFALRRTVATATAPVGFLASGPLADYVFEPLMRTGGPLAGTVGQILGAGHGRGIGLEFVVFGLACVAVAIWGVSSRRLTHLETDLPDETGTG
- a CDS encoding type I polyketide synthase; translation: MSDDQLEPIAVIGTAARVPGAATVRQFWENLRDGVESISRFDPAELVAAGVDPRMVADPDFVPVSGAVDGADLFDAEFFGFSPSEAALLDPQHRLFLECAWEALEDAGHDPARFDGAIGVYAGSFMNKYLPINLYTNERFMSSAAAYFARNYNDKDFLAGRVAYLFDLRGPAVTVQTACSTSLVATHLACQALLNYECDAALVGGVAVNVPLKSGYPKVDGGLLAPDGHCRPFDAHAGGTVPGFGCAVVMLRRLSDAIADRDDIRAVIRGTAINNDGAAKVSFTAPNVRAQAEVIATAQAVAGVSADSIGYLEAHGTATPMGDPIEVAALTDAFRVSTDRRGFCALGSVKANIGHLDAAAGVAGLLRAVLALRNKTLPPVVNFRSPNPQLNLDESPFYVPTSALAWPAGDAARRAGVSSFGVGGTNAHVVLEEAPPAQVRRPAEQPWQLLPISARTNASVTASASRLADAVADLRDTAYTLQVGRRGFDRRAYVVAGDAVEAADLLRSLGRPRVVPSDRSRVVFCFPGGGSQHPDMAWEIYRHQPVFASEVDRCAELLRPMLGADIRGFLFPSAFSAVLRDDPPVVLAGIFAVEYALAKLWMSWGIEPAALLGHSLGEYAAACLAGVFRLPDALDLTVRRGELFAAMPAGRMLSVALSEAQLRSRLDDRLSVAAVNAPELTLVSGPRLDIERLAGKLAADGVDSRLVHIDVASHSWMVEPYLADFEAAVGKYALAAPAVPVLSGVTGRWLTAEEATSPAYWAGHLRQPVRFADCVREATRTPGAVMLEVGPGQTLTSLIGAQRLAPPPVAVASLPRATDPQPALKFLLGSLGRLWQAGVEPDWEAVHGDPLPRRVPLPTYAFQRRRHWIPPGRLVASAPADDEVVDEPAEAGDEYEPPVGRHETAVARLWQELLGQEKLDRYDDFAALGGHSLLAAQFVKRLRADEGWSLTVRDVFAHPTVAELGGLLARRSAGEAEPRPAVDLVAEAVLDPSIVPAAPVRSGPPGAVLLTGATGFLGTFLCAELLAQTDAVVHCLVRAPDAAAGHERILARLADSGLPVPDADRIVAVPGDLAVPAFGLPTEAYDALGRRVDAIYHCGAWVNFVRPYRALKAANVLGTQEILRMAAKHGTPVHHVSTLAVLAGGVVGGADELSEDGPLPPPVGHDTAYSESKWVAEKLVRIAAERGVPASVYRPGVVLGDSRTGVSNVDDYMTAMVTGCVRLGLAPLRHYPQSVASVDDVARVIVAISLRTPANGATFHPLDPRPLPWNELFDHVRAAGYPVRSVPFDEWRQMLAQRLEAGDDNALEPLAGNLSAATGDRRMPRFGTENVDAALAGELPRPVLDDRYFRTVLDYFTRRGWLPPPNRSDDTP